From a single Cytophagales bacterium WSM2-2 genomic region:
- a CDS encoding DNA-binding response regulator gives MDKPGKIKIALVDDHTLLRDGIAMMLQQVDDIQIVGSFSSGEEIVDQFSAVGADVILMDIMMKQMTGIEATRWIKERDKSVKIIILSSEIKKEFVTAGIQSGIDGYLPKNVERETLIKAIRTVLKGEKFFNEAITSLVFEDYYNKEKTSRQVQNQIKMSDLSKRESEVLALIASGKSTKEVAEQLFISTKTVDTHKMHILDKLGLKNTAELVKYAIKNNLISI, from the coding sequence ATGGACAAGCCTGGCAAAATAAAGATCGCATTAGTAGATGATCACACCCTTCTCCGTGATGGTATCGCCATGATGCTGCAACAAGTGGATGATATCCAGATCGTAGGCTCCTTTTCCAGCGGGGAGGAAATTGTTGACCAGTTCAGCGCTGTTGGAGCAGATGTGATCCTGATGGACATTATGATGAAGCAGATGACGGGAATTGAAGCAACGCGGTGGATCAAAGAGCGCGATAAGTCAGTCAAGATCATTATTCTGTCTTCCGAGATCAAAAAAGAGTTTGTCACTGCCGGCATTCAATCCGGCATTGATGGCTATCTCCCAAAAAACGTAGAGCGTGAAACTCTTATCAAAGCCATACGCACAGTACTCAAAGGTGAAAAGTTTTTCAATGAAGCCATCACCAGTCTTGTGTTTGAGGACTACTATAATAAAGAGAAAACCAGTCGCCAGGTTCAAAACCAGATAAAGATGTCGGACCTTTCCAAAAGAGAATCCGAAGTGCTCGCGCTGATCGCCAGCGGAAAAAGTACAAAAGAAGTGGCGGAGCAATTATTCATCAGCACAAAAACTGTGGACACCCACAAAATGCATATCCTCGACAAACTCGGGCTCAAGAACACCGCAGAACTTGTCAAATACGCGATCAAGAACAATCTCATTTCGATCTGA